A stretch of Microtus pennsylvanicus isolate mMicPen1 chromosome 5, mMicPen1.hap1, whole genome shotgun sequence DNA encodes these proteins:
- the C5H16orf54 gene encoding transmembrane protein C16orf54 homolog, translating to MPTTPGQPSGHTEGLPEPTEEVAMWAVLPCGPCVPIMLGLASLVAFFIITTAVLAERLFRRPHPDPSRRAPTLVWRPGGELWIEPTSSARERSEDWYGSSIPLLMDRAPDPLTPGGTLEGRATAPPAPSIPQSAPSSLVPQTPPEVPAQSTFWRPQTQAERLHAAGLVSWVEPETRLEAGMQIGSPKAWRTRQGSLEPDWGLQPRVTLEEISAFWKREGRTSVGF from the coding sequence ATGCCTACAACTCCTGGGCAGCCCTCAGGGCACACGGAGGGGCTCCCAGAGCCTACAGAGGAGGTGGCCATGTGGGCAGTACTGCCCTGTGGTCCTTGCGTTCCCATCATGCTGGGCCTGGCCTCTCTTGTAGCCTTCTTCATCATAACCACGGCAGTGCTGGCCGAACGCCTGTTCCGTCGCCCGCACCCAGACCCCAGTCGGCGTGCACCCACCCTTGTATGGCGCCCTGGAGGAGAGCTGTGGATTGAGCCCACAAGCAGCGCCCGGGAGCGCTCTGAAGACTGGTATGGCTCCTCCATTCCCCTGCTGATGGACAGGGCTCCAGATCCCCTGACTCCTGGGGGAACCTTGGAGGGCAGAGCAACTGCCCCACCAGCCCCTTCAATCCCACAGTCTGCTCCCAGCTCCTTAGTTCCCCAGACCCCACCGGAAGTCCCAGCCCAAAGCACCTTCTGGAGGCCTCAGACCCAAGCTGAGAGGCTCCATGCTGCAGGCCTAGTGAGTTGGGTTGAGCCTGAGACAAGGCTAGAGGCTGGAATGCAGATTGGGAGCCCTAAGGCCTGGAGGACAAGGCAAGGGAGCCTGGAACCTGACTGGGGTCTCCAGCCTCGGGTCACCCTGGAAGAGATCTCTGCATTCTGGAAGCGGGAAGGCCGGACCAGTGTGGGCTTCTGA